ACGGCCAGTAAAGGTAGCAATTGCACCTGAATACTCGGATTTTGTGGATTGCTTAATCCGATGAACAAGAGATGACAGAGTAATGTACGGCTCAGTGTCATGAAGCAACTCGGTGAGTTTCTTAACATCAACGCTATCGCCGTGGGATGCACGCATCAACGTTTTACCATTTCCTTCGCGTGATCCAAGCTCAACGTGTGGAATCGATGCCCAATGGAATCCCTCAACTAGAGCATAGTCATATGAAGGTGCCAGTTCATCGAGAGTTTCATTGAGTGAGCGGGTTTCACCGGTGGCAAACCAACCGTGCTCGTCAGCTAATCCGTACGTCGTCGTAGCGCCAGCGTCGCGGTGACGGGCAGTGTCTTTCTGTTCCGTATCGATATCCGGTTGGTGAGTACAGTGTTTGATTGTCGCTATCTGCCCATCGAGAGAATCCAGAAGCCGTTCAACTAGAAGTGTCTTCCCAGATTCAGATGGACCAGTAATGCCCAGAACGTACATGCTGTGCTATTGAGAACTGAACACACTTGTATACTCTGTAGCTGAGAAGACATGCGGTTAGTTTATACCTTCGACAGGGATACGCTTAGTCAATGAATATTGTTGTTTCTATTGGCGGGAGCGTACTTTCACCGGACGATCCTACACGGATTGCAAAACATGCGGATGTGCTCACGTCACTCGCAGAAAGCGGCCACCAAGTCGCCGCCGTTGTTGGTGGAGGTTCTCCCGCTCGGACGTACATTGAGACGGCACGGGAGCTTGGAGCAAACGAAATGAAACTTGATGAGATTGGAATTGCTGCGACGCGTCTTAATGCACGATTGTTGATTGCAGCTCTTGGCGATAAGGCTGTGCAAACGCCTCCGACAAGTTACGAAGAAGCAAGTTCAGGATTACAGCGAGGAAAAATTGTTGTGATGGGTGGTGTGGTCCCCGCACAGACGACAGATGCAGTAGGAGCGGCACTGGCAGAGTACATTAATGCTGACCTACTCGTATATGCAACATCAGTTGATGGCGTGTATACAGCTGATCCACGGGAAACAGAAGACGCAGAGTATATCTCTAAGTTGTCCGCAAGCGAGTTGATTGATATTATCGTCGATATTGAGATGAACGCAGGGGCTGGTGCCCCAGTTGACTTACTCGCTGCGAAGATTTTGCAGCGATCAGGATTGAGGGCAATTGTTCTCGACGGGACAGATCCAGCAAACATCGAACGAGCAGTTCAGAGCGGAGAACACACTGGAACAGAAATCACATCAGGATCAACAGATGTCTGAGCAAACAATTGGATTTAATGAACTTCCTGAAGAGTATAATCCGTACAGCATTGGGAGCAATACCCACCATGAATTTTGGGCAGATGCAGTAGCAGATGAGGTCGAAGCGAATGCAAAGAGTGAACCGATTGTAATCAAGGGTGGAATTTCACCGTCTGGAATCCCTCATTTGGGTAATGCAAATGAAATTGTCCTTGGTTATCTCGTTGCAGAAGTACTACGAGAACGTGGATATGAAGTGAATCAGGTGTTCACAGCCGATGATCGTGATCCTCTGCGAGGACTGCCAAGGAAGCTTGCTGATCTCGATGGTAATATCGTTGGTCTAGGTGATGTTGATGCAGGAGCACTTGGAAGAAACTTAGGCAAACCGTATACAGATATCCCAGATCCGTTCGGATGCTGTGACTCGTACGGCGCTCACTTCTCAAATTTGATTAGGGATATCGCCACGGATCTTGACATTCCAATTGAGCTCAAGTCAAATACTGAGCTGTATGAGTCAGGCGAATTTGAAGGACTGACTACAGACTTACTCAGAAACCAATCAACGGCAAGCGCTGTGTTATCAAAGTATCAGGATACGGTTGGGGATGATTACATACCGTTCAACCCAATTTGTACTAACTGTGGAAAGATCACAGAAACAGTAACGTCGATTGATATAGAGGCACAGACTGTAGAGTACGAATGTACCGATATTGAGGCAGGAGATCAGATAATAGAAGGTTGCGGTCATGTAGGCGAAGTGTCAATTCGAGATGGCAAGCTACCGTGGCGGTTTGAATGGGTTGCCCAGTGGAACCTGCTTAATGTAGATTTTGAGCCATTCGGAAAGGACCATGCAGAAGGATCGTGGCCAAGTGGTGTTGATATTGCAAAGAATGTCTTTGATTTTGAGCCACCAACGCCGATGGTTTATGAGTGGTTTACACTTGAGGACAAACCGTTCTCGTCATCAGAAGGCCACATTGTACTTGTATCAGAGGTTCTGGAACTAATCGAGCCAGAGGTGCTGTTGTACTTCTTCGCTAAAGATCCAACAAAGGCTCGTGATTTCTCGATTGAGCGATTAGACCAACTTGTCAATGAGTTCGATCGGATAGAGCGTATCGCACTCGGGAAACAAGATGCAGAAGAAGACGAAAAAGCATACGCAAAGCGAGTGTACCCGTTCCTTGTTGATACGGTCGAAGAAGATCGAATTCGGATTCCGTACACGTTTGCCGCTGTTCTTGGGATGACAGATGATCAAGAGATGCGCGAAGAGGTTGCTCGTCGTCAAGGACATATCCCAGAGGACGCCCCTGATTGGGCAGTTGAAGATGCACTGACACGAGTTGAACGTGCTCGGCAATGGGCAGAGCGAACAAACAATGAATATAATTATGAACTGAAACGAGAGTCAATGCCAGAAGTTGACATTGACGAAAAGACAGCTGTAGCACTTGATGAATTAGCTGCGTTCATTGAGACACACGATGATCCAGATGCAATTCAAGGTGCAATATTTGAGATTGCCCGTGATCATGATATCGAAGTGGGGGATTTCTTCACAACAGGATATCAACTGTTCTTCGGACTTGAAGAAGGGCCGAAACTTGGGCATTTCTTAGCAAAGCTTGACAAGCAATTTGTATTAAAACGGCTTCGACGAGAAGAATAGGTCAATACGTGGGTGATTCTTCTTCAACACCATCACGGCTGTTAACGACACGACCCAAGACAAACAGAAGATCTGATAGCCGGTTGAGATACACCATCGCTTGGTCATTGACCGGATTATCGGCTGCAAATGCAACAGCACGCCGTTCTGCACGGCGGCACACAGTCCGAGCGTAGTGCAGTTTTGATCCTGATTCACTGCCAGTTGGTAGAATGAATGACTGAAGTGGCTCAAGCGATTCTTCATGTTCATCGATCCATGATTCGATAGTATCAACATGCTCAGAGCGTATTTGTGGATCATCAGGTTCAGAATCCGGATTAGCAAATTCAGCTTGAAGGATGTGAAGATGATTCTGTACACTAGATAAGATGTCATCAATTTCGTCGTGCTCGGTTGGCCGGATTGTGCCGATAAGTGCATTGAGTTCGTCAACAGTTCCATATGCCTCAATGCGGGGACTTGTCTTCGAGATACGAGATCCGTCTCGGAGGCCAGTCATACCCTCGTCACCAGAACCAGTATAGATTTTCATACAAGATTGGAAGGGAAGCGTCCACTTTAGCGTTCGGACGAAAACCAAAAGGCAACCGTTATGTTGATAGGATATGAGAATACATAACAGTCAATGAGTCTTGAAACCCCAAAGTACTGTCCAGAATGTGATGAAGAACAAGATTTCTGGTTAAATGCACGAACATCAATTGAGTTGGGTGAAAAAAGCAAGTGGGAGTGTACAGAGTGTGGACACCAAGTTGTTGAGATAGAGGATCAAATCAGTTCTGTCTCACAAGCCTAGTTTTTGAGAGACAAAACATCAAAATAGTGTAATCCTGAGCCTCTGGCAAAGGACCCTGATATGATATGACATAACATCCATTGAAAGTGCAAAATACATTCACTATCACATATATGTGGAACAGGCTTTGGCGCGTTCTGGATAACGAAATCGTATTACCAACAACTGATTGATAAAAGAAGATAAAAAAGTCAAGTGCCTCGGGGGCAGGCCCCGTGGCATCCACTTCGTACCGCCTGTGAAGTATTCCGAGGCACGCTGCCTGCTCTTTCTGTAGAATCCGATTTAGACAGCGTCAGGGCCTGACTCTCCGGTTCGAATCTGATGAGCGTCGCTCACTGGAAGGACAAAGATTTTGCCATCTCCCGGATTACCAGTTTGAGCGTTACTAGCAATTGCATCAACTACGTCATCAACCGGGACATCAGAGACAACACATTCGATTTTTACCTTCTGGTGAAGGTCAACACTGTATGACTCTCCTCGCCACTGACTTGTAGAGGTGTCTTCCGACCCCCGTCCAGAGACATTCATGACGGTAAGGGAGGTAACCCCTGTGTCGATTAACCCCGCTTTGACATCACCAATGAGCTCGGGACGGATATATGCCATAACAAGGTGGATGTCTTCTGGGGTACCACCGTCTGTGCGAATTTCTTCGTCGGTATTGTACTCATCGATGTCGACAGTTTGGCCACCATCAGTCGCATATTCACGACCGAATTCAGGGTATGTTTCAACACCGTGTTCAGCGACGTCAAGGCCAGCTTGTTCATGATCAGGAGTAACGCGTGCCTGACCAATTGCTTTGAATCCACCCCAGACAAGAGCGGTGGCAATAACTGTCCAAGCAGTGATTACACTAATTCCGAGAATCTGTGGAACAAACTGTCCCGCATCGACAGAAAGGATTCCACCCGCAACAACACTGCTTCCGATTGCTGATCCTTCTGTCGAAAACAGAGGGAATAACAGCAGGCCTAATACACCTGCTGTGCCGTGGACTGGGAAGACAGCACATACATCGTCAATTTTGAGTTGACGGTTGACAAACCGAAACACAATCGGAAGATGCAGACCAGCTAGCAATCCGAGTGCAATTGCGCCCATTGGTGTAAGGAAGTTCGCTGGCCCAGTTACACTGACCAAACCCGCCAAAAATCCATTTGCTACATATAGTGTGTCGACTTTGCCGGTGAGATACCAAGCCATCAGTCCAGCACCGATACCTCCCATGCCCATTCCGATTGCTGTTGCCATTGCAACCCGTCCAACATATGCAAAGTCCCCGAGTTCAGCAGCCCCATCAAGGACAACGGGGGTAGCAGCAGTTCCAACGTTAAATCCAAACCACCCGAAGCTCAGGATCAATGTTCCAAGGACCGCAAACGTCATTGAGTGTCCCGGAATGGTGTTGAGACTTCCATCATCGTTGTAACGGTCCATGCGTGATCCAAGGACGTATGCTGCCGTCAGTCCAGCAATACCCCCGACTCCATGTACGACCATACCGCCGGCAAAGTCTTCAAATCCAAGGTCTGCGAGCAGGGGAGCTCCCTCAGGTGCATACCATACTAGTCCCGAAACAACCGGGTAGATGATCGCTGCCAGTAAGAATGTATACCCTACGTAAGCGCGTAATTTTGCTCTCCCAGCAACAGCACCAGAGACAATCGTGGCTGCAGTCATTGCAAAGACAGCACTGAATAACCACAGCACCCAACCATCGGCAGCAGCACTGGTTGCTTGGTCTGGATGACCATCGAACATCGTAAGTGCAGTGGTGTCTCCACCACCAAGTAGAGAGCCAACGTTGTTTGCGACGCCCATCCCGATCAAGAAGAAAACAACAATTCCAACGGCCCACGTGAGCATGTTCTTTGTCAGTTGGTTGGCGACATTTTTGGAGCGGACTTGTCCCGCTTCCAGCATTGCGAAACCTGCGTGCATGAAAAAGATGAGGAAGGTGACAACGAGTGCCCAAACAAGATTTACTCCATCAATAGCCGCTTGAAGATCTCCAGTCGTAACCGCCGGCAAAATCAAGCCCTCAATCATATTTTCCCCCTATAAAATTTGAAAGATTATTCGTTACCGATGCCTGCAAACATTTGTTTGCTATTTTTCCGATTTGTGATGCATTCATAATATCCTGTGCAATTTCAGAAAGCAAATCATAACTACAAAAGGATTTGTGTTGTCAAATGGTCATAAATAGACATATTATCAGAGAAACGTACAAAATATGATTTTCCTTATATTGTATTGATATATCGAATATACACTTGCTAAGCAATAATTGCGCCAAAATTGGAAGTGTTAAGAATACATTTTATCGAAATTATACATGATCACAGACGGTTCCATAGAATTGATAAATATCAAATCTGCTCTTGCGGGAAGAAACGAAGGATACAGAGCCTAAGAACTCCGAATAACCAAAAAAGAGCCTACTACAGGGTGGATTACATTAAAAAGCGATCTGAGACAGAATCAGAAACTGAACAAATGCAAAAAAGCAACTGTGTACCCGGATTTTAGGAAGAAAAACAGTAGTATTTCCGCTAATATCGTAGCTAGATGAATAAATAAAGCATCACATATATATCTTGGTCAATCAAAGCCTATTAACTTACATTTGGCATCAATTGTGTTGACAAAAGCATTTATATTGGACATACACAAATTACATGTTGACGGGGGGCTTGGTGCTTTAGTAGTGGTAATACTGTTAATATATATCCCCTTATATGCACTTATAATACCCTTTTTCATTCAGGGAATAGTACTTATTGGTCCAGTACTCAAAGGTGTATGATGACAACGCGACACACGAAGTCAATGTCGTCTTCTTCAGATCGGCTTGCAGATCCCGACGCAGTACATGCAAACTGCGGGGTCGGGATGGTTATGGATCTAGACGGGGGCCGGTCACACGAAATTTTATCAGATGGATTGCGCCTTTTGGAAAATCTTGAGCATCGTGGAACGACAGGAGCCGAAGAATCGACCGGCGATGGAGCTGGGGTATTATTACAGCGTCCGGATGCTTTTTTTGCAGACATTATCGACAGAGAACTTCCGGACATGTACGCTGTGGGAATGATTTTTTTCCCGCAAGAAGAGTCAGCACGGCAGGCAATAGAAGAAGAAGTTGAGCAAATAGTATCAAGTCACGGACTCCAGGTGTTTAACTGGCGAACTGTACCAACAGACAATTCGACATTAGGGGACACGGCTAAGGAAGCTGAGCCGGTGGTTCGTCAGTGCTTTGTCAGACCAAAACAAGAGGTAAAAAACCAAGAATTGCCAGCATATGAAGCATTTGACAAAGCGCTATATGTTGCACGACGTGATATCGAAAACAATGTTGAGGAGAAACAACTAGAGGGACACGAACGATTCTATGTCTGTTCGCTGGATAGGGAAACGATTGTCTACAAAGGACTTTTAAAAAGCACACAACTCACTGAATACTACCAAGATCTCAGTGACACTCGGCTACAGACAACGTTTGCCTTGGTCCACGCACGGTTTTCAACAAATACGCTTGGTGCGTGGCACCTGGCTCATCCATATCGAAGGATCATCCATAATGGTGAGTTCAATACTATACAGGGTAACATCAATTGGATGCGAAGTCGAGAAACGGATCTCGATGTGCCAACGTTTGATCAAGAAGAAACAGAGACAATCAAACCGGTCATTGACGATCCAGGACAGTCTGATACAGCATCAGTTGATAATGTTATCGAGCTACTATTGAAAAGCGGCCGATCACTTCCACATGCATTGCGGATGCTTGTTCCAGAGGCATGGCGTGGTAGTGAGCTGATGGACGAAGACCGGAAGGATTGGTATGACTATCACGCATCCCTTATCGAGCC
This portion of the Salinarchaeum sp. IM2453 genome encodes:
- a CDS encoding molybdopterin synthase, which codes for MYVLGITGPSESGKTLLVERLLDSLDGQIATIKHCTHQPDIDTEQKDTARHRDAGATTTYGLADEHGWFATGETRSLNETLDELAPSYDYALVEGFHWASIPHVELGSREGNGKTLMRASHGDSVDVKKLTELLHDTEPYITLSSLVHRIKQSTKSEYSGAIATFTGRVRRLDGPEDSPTEHLTFEKYEDVAEHRLTELCSELESRDGVYRVLAHHKTGTIPAEDDIVYVVVLAGHRREAFDTVEDGIDRLKEEVPIFKKEITVDDEFWRHDTPS
- the pyrH gene encoding UMP kinase; translated protein: MNIVVSIGGSVLSPDDPTRIAKHADVLTSLAESGHQVAAVVGGGSPARTYIETARELGANEMKLDEIGIAATRLNARLLIAALGDKAVQTPPTSYEEASSGLQRGKIVVMGGVVPAQTTDAVGAALAEYINADLLVYATSVDGVYTADPRETEDAEYISKLSASELIDIIVDIEMNAGAGAPVDLLAAKILQRSGLRAIVLDGTDPANIERAVQSGEHTGTEITSGSTDV
- the lysS gene encoding lysine--tRNA ligase, translating into MSEQTIGFNELPEEYNPYSIGSNTHHEFWADAVADEVEANAKSEPIVIKGGISPSGIPHLGNANEIVLGYLVAEVLRERGYEVNQVFTADDRDPLRGLPRKLADLDGNIVGLGDVDAGALGRNLGKPYTDIPDPFGCCDSYGAHFSNLIRDIATDLDIPIELKSNTELYESGEFEGLTTDLLRNQSTASAVLSKYQDTVGDDYIPFNPICTNCGKITETVTSIDIEAQTVEYECTDIEAGDQIIEGCGHVGEVSIRDGKLPWRFEWVAQWNLLNVDFEPFGKDHAEGSWPSGVDIAKNVFDFEPPTPMVYEWFTLEDKPFSSSEGHIVLVSEVLELIEPEVLLYFFAKDPTKARDFSIERLDQLVNEFDRIERIALGKQDAEEDEKAYAKRVYPFLVDTVEEDRIRIPYTFAAVLGMTDDQEMREEVARRQGHIPEDAPDWAVEDALTRVERARQWAERTNNEYNYELKRESMPEVDIDEKTAVALDELAAFIETHDDPDAIQGAIFEIARDHDIEVGDFFTTGYQLFFGLEEGPKLGHFLAKLDKQFVLKRLRREE
- a CDS encoding cob(I)yrinic acid a,c-diamide adenosyltransferase — encoded protein: MKIYTGSGDEGMTGLRDGSRISKTSPRIEAYGTVDELNALIGTIRPTEHDEIDDILSSVQNHLHILQAEFANPDSEPDDPQIRSEHVDTIESWIDEHEESLEPLQSFILPTGSESGSKLHYARTVCRRAERRAVAFAADNPVNDQAMVYLNRLSDLLFVLGRVVNSRDGVEEESPTY
- a CDS encoding phage terminase large subunit family protein; translation: MSLETPKYCPECDEEQDFWLNARTSIELGEKSKWECTECGHQVVEIEDQISSVSQA
- a CDS encoding ammonium transporter, which codes for MIEGLILPAVTTGDLQAAIDGVNLVWALVVTFLIFFMHAGFAMLEAGQVRSKNVANQLTKNMLTWAVGIVVFFLIGMGVANNVGSLLGGGDTTALTMFDGHPDQATSAAADGWVLWLFSAVFAMTAATIVSGAVAGRAKLRAYVGYTFLLAAIIYPVVSGLVWYAPEGAPLLADLGFEDFAGGMVVHGVGGIAGLTAAYVLGSRMDRYNDDGSLNTIPGHSMTFAVLGTLILSFGWFGFNVGTAATPVVLDGAAELGDFAYVGRVAMATAIGMGMGGIGAGLMAWYLTGKVDTLYVANGFLAGLVSVTGPANFLTPMGAIALGLLAGLHLPIVFRFVNRQLKIDDVCAVFPVHGTAGVLGLLLFPLFSTEGSAIGSSVVAGGILSVDAGQFVPQILGISVITAWTVIATALVWGGFKAIGQARVTPDHEQAGLDVAEHGVETYPEFGREYATDGGQTVDIDEYNTDEEIRTDGGTPEDIHLVMAYIRPELIGDVKAGLIDTGVTSLTVMNVSGRGSEDTSTSQWRGESYSVDLHQKVKIECVVSDVPVDDVVDAIASNAQTGNPGDGKIFVLPVSDAHQIRTGESGPDAV